TTTGAACCCTTTCATGTCCCACAACAAAACAGAAGAAATAAGCTTAGAACCAGccaagaacaagaacaagaacaagaacaacAAATAACCATCATGAACCCTTCTCCAGTTCCTTTCTCTTCTATTCAAACTAGCCAGCAGCAGGGTCTCTCTTTGTCTTTATCATTCGAACTGAATAGCCAAAAATATAATGCTGCTTCTGTTCTTGGAGATTTCTTGAAGCAGAATGGTGGGAGTGGAATTAGAAGTTCTGTCCCTCTTGGTCCATTTACTGGCTATGCATCAATCTTAAAAAGTTCAAAATTCTTGAAACCTGCACAGCAGGTCTTGGATGATCTTTTTGGTACTGTAAATTGTGAagttttggatttttctttggattgtttgagtgaAAGTGAAGTTATGAGAGAAAATGTAGGTTTTAGTGATCGATTAGAGCATCAATGGAAGAATTCAAAGCTTATGTTGATGCTTGATGAGGTATTTATATATCATCCTCATTGTGTTTGAGATTCTAATTGAAACTGTTTCCCTActttcatcaatttgatgcGTCGGTTCTTTGCATACGTTTTATTTGGTTGTTAATTAAACTCTgttgtttatctttttatttcttatatttggTTCAAGGGAGAGTTTATTAGGTTCTGTCAATCATGCAAAACATGCAGTTATGCACTTAATTTAggctttaatttaattagggttttgttCATTTTCATGTGCAGACAAGCAAATTGAATATATGTTTCTTTAGACAAATAACTCTTCATAATACACACTActcatttataaattctaaactgtttaatctaattttaaaatgatttattAGTACCCATTAAAATAGAGATTTATATTCCATATTTTACATGTTTCATCATAAAGAAATACTACTTAAATAGGAATATGTGTCTAGCTGCAGTGGCAAAGTAGTTTATTTGGAATGTGATTAAAGAATGTAGCTATACTCACAATATACTTACAATTACAGATAAAACAAAGCAATCAagctcttttttcttttctctttattatggTGTGCATGAGCCATGTGCAACTTTATGCAAAGACCAGTACAGTTCAAGTCCTTTCTTTGTACATGCACAGTAAAAAGCTGTCCATGCACTCTTAATGGGCACTCTGCGATGAACTGCTTCTTCAGAAACTTACATTAAACAGTAGTGtcttaatattttagtgtTTTAGGGTTATGAAAACcctataaacaaaaaaagaaaaaaaaggcaGTTGGGTTATGAAAGATCATGAGAGCACGTGAATCTTGAATATTGAATGTTAAGTGTTTCTTTCAAATTGAGCTTTAAACGAAACAGATGATTTGATTGTTACTGTCAGGAAAACAGTAGTGTATTGGGTGAAGATATTtgatttcattatatttaGTATGGGTCAGTATCCATTTCATAAAAAAGATGACTTGTCTTGTCATGTTGAATCAACGTACTGTTCATTTGTCTGCTCCTGTTTGCTTTctttataattgaaaattctTTGCTGCTTTAAGTGAAATTATTGTTGATTGTTCAAAACTGGTAACCCTTAGCTTGTACTGGTCAAAGTCTATAGTTAAACTGAACCTTATTTTTTTGGATACTCAAACTGAACCTATTGAATTATACTACTAGTATTGCCTTTCCCAATTTGTAGCTAGTGCCATAGATGATGATTGAGAAGAATTCATAGCTGTTACAAGGAAGCATAGACCCAAAATATGTTAGATCTAGTTTTATGCCAATtacagaaaaaaaagaaaagagagaaagagttTAGTAAACATACTGttctttttccaattttttttatgccCACATCTGTGATATTGATCATGTGTGTAATTGGACAGCCTACCATTAAAAAacttagaatttttattagaagatTCAACTTTGAATCTGGTTGACTGAGTATGGGATAACACATTAACTAGCAAAGCAGAGCATAAAAGAATTACAAAAGTCATGTTAGTATTCCCTTCTGATTTACCTCTAAATGAATTCTAAATCAAAATTGGCAAATGCACTTATTCaattatgttttaacatgTGATATATTAGACAATatgtttattataaaatatgtgaGTTGTcacatacaaatttttatgaagTTTGGGAATTCAGCCTAATCAATTTGTTCCTTAATTTGGTCATGTCTCTTAGGTGTACAGGAGATACAAGCTATATTGCCAGCAAATGCAATCAGTTGTTGAATCATTTCAAACTGTTGCTGGCCTTGGAAATGCAGCTCCCTACTTCTGTTATGCTATTAAACTTGTTTCAAAGCATTTCACTTGCTTGAAGAATGCCCTTTTGGATCAAATTCACTTCACAGGCAAAACTTCTGATGATGGTAACGAAAAAGTTCCAAGGTTTTGGGCAGCTGATGAACAAGGCAGCGTGCAACACCAAAATCCAGCTCTCAATTTCAGTTTTCTTCAGCATCCCGTTTGGCGATCTCAAAGAGGACTACCCGATCATGCAGTCGCTCTGCTCAAGACTTGGTTATTCGAACACTTTCTGCATCCGTAAGTGAAGTAAAACTTTATCCAAATCTTTATTAACTATACCATGTGTAGCTCTTCAGTTTTGGCCAGAGTGCATGTTTCTCGTTCACAAGACTTGCTGCTTTGTGAAAGACATTGATCTTATGCAATTGGATTTGATGCATTGCAGCTATCCTACTGATTCAGATAAGCAAATTCTAGCTCAACAGACAGGTCTATCAAGGACTCAGGTGAATTTCTCACTTCAATTTCCTTTCAGTTGCTTACCATTTGTTGTTACTAGATTTTAAGGTTAGACCCTTATAAGGCATCATTACTTTTAACTTTGCTATCTCTCTTTAAGCTCAAATAGAATTTGAGGACATGCCTAATTGAGCACTGAAGCAAAGTAAATAGTTCGTAGAGCTTGATTGCTTGGAGATTTTAATAACATTTCATTGAAAACACCATGTAGGTTTCTAACTGGTTTATAAATGCAAGAGTTAGACTGTGGAAACCAATGGTGGAAGAAGTCTACAAGCTTGCATCACAGCAAGCTCAAGTACCGTTAGAAGCAGTTAATCACAATGCCAACCTGCCATCTGATTTATCTATGGAGAAACTGCCACAGACCAGCAATCAGCAGAAGGCAgaaaattttcatttgaaGCGCTCGAGAAATGAACTTGCTGATATACCTGTGCAGAGACAAGACCACAAGAGTGTGTCTTTTGACAATTTGACCAGGCATTACCAAACTGGTATTAGTGGAAGCAATGGTGTTTCTTTGGCATTAGGGCTTCATCAGAATAATGGCACTGATTCATCAAGGCCCCTGCCCATCACCATAGCTCAGCATGTGAATCTAGAAATGATTAGCATGATGGGTTCAGGATCAGCCGCAACTTTTCAAGTGCAAAACCAGCATTTTGGCAAGGATTGAAGAGGGCAAATTCCAGAAAAATTGAGGCCTTGGTTTGTTGTTTGATTTTCCACTGAAGatgggtttttctttttattttattttatttatgagttGATCAATTAGTAGAGAAAGTGAAATGTAGGAAATGGCAGTGAGCGATGGCCACAGTACACAAAAAGACTGACCACTGATGCTGCATGAATCGTGACAACTTTGCATATAATATAGTTGGCCTTAGATCTCATGGAAGGTGCAACCACCTGCCAGGTccaaaattgaatttttctcCGTCAGCGAGTAGAGCACTTAGGGCATGTCTGACATGGttactaagaaaaattcataaaccAGCAGCGGAAGCTGAATGTAATAAACTGAGAGCAGCGAAGAGAAATTCATAAAGGAAATATCAAATTCATCCATCACATTTGATTTTCCATAAGACCCAAACATGTCAGCTTTTTTTAAGTTGTAAAAGGGGATGTTTACCCTCCAATTTTCTGCCAGTTGTAACATTCAACTCGTGCCTATATTGATTCTACTACTCAAAACGACACAGGTTACAGAATTCTTGGCAAATTATATGCGTGTTTGTGAAGAATATGATAGTGCTAACTTGCAATGAAAAAGGACATTAACCTAGTCGTAACAGCACCTCCCAATATTCAACAATGAAACTGAAAGAAAGTGTCCTCTAGAAATTTACTTATTGTGTCATCATCAAGGTACAACCAAAGATTATAAATCTATAGTAGCTCAAAGcacccaataaaaatattttgaaaaaataaataaatgccAAGCAACCTATACTAAGCATTCTGTTTGTCCGAAAAAGAGACCGAAAATCATCCGAAAAGACCATATAATCATAtgcttttttttcatattttaaactaTGGGATTACAGTGAGTTGTAATGGAAAGAGAAATAAGCCTCACGGTCAAATGAATAGCGAACCACCCGAGTGAGAAACTCCTAATAGATACAAATCCCACAAGTGAATATTTACATATACATAAAAGCTAGCTTCTGTTAAGTAGGTCAAATGAATAGCGAATCACCTGAATAAGAAAGTGAAAATTTGAAATCGTCGTCAAGAAATATGCGGACTCAAAGCAATGGAGCTAAACCTCAGAGATCTTCAACTCAAAATGATGGTTGGATCCTATAAGTTCTCAGTAAAGGTAATATGCCGCTGGAAAACTGAAGAACTTACCATTAATGGCATTAATTTCAGAATTGCGAGTATAAcccaattcttttttttttcttttgagctATCTACACTGAAAAATATAATCCTCACAGTGGCTCACAAAATTAACCACCATGAGAAAACCTATGTAGTACAATCCACAATACAGTGCGTAACAGTTCACCCGCTGCTTGTTTTGTTGCAGGCTAAACTCCAAGAGATGCTCGCATGCATTATAATTTGGCAGTAACATCTGCGAGCAACAATTTCAGTGTCTCATAGGTCATAAAACATATGCCAACACCAGGGACTACTTTGTAGTATTCTGGCATAATGCCTCTGTATAGACCACGAAAGCCCTCAGTCTGGATTATGTGCTTAAATGTACCAAATAGACCTGTTTTGTATACACGAGCTCGGCCACCTACTCCTTCCAATTGCTTCCGTCGTCTCACAAGATCAAGAGGAAACGTTGCTGCAGATACAAATAAACTACGTCAATATGCATTCCTAAACGAATGAAACTTTTTTAACTATACTAGACTTGTGAAGAAGCTTAGAACTCCTTAGTTGTCCAacatttttttccattttgcCATCTCCCACCACTTGGGTGCACTCTATGCCTTGGAGATGTCAGGCATGCAGCAGTACTAATTCATAAAAAGCCATAAATCATAGGAAAGCACAATAATATATGACGAAATTCAGATGCACCATCATTTGCTAAGATACCAACATAATAAAAGCCACCTTTGAACAGCATAACAACAGCAAATCTGGTAATAACACTATACAGAAATACAAAGAATATGTAATCTAAAAGGAGCCATAAATGGAACATACCGAGTTCCAGCTCACCAAGAGAATTTGAACTTATAGCAGCTTCCAGGACAGTTCTCTTTATGCTTAATGTTGGATGGTTTTGGATGGTTTTTGACACGGGCAACAGATTTTATAATCAGGATAGAAAACTCATTTATATGAGGGAAGgttgaatatttgatatttttccgtgcattcaaaattgaaaacaTTTTCAAGTCAATGTTGGTAGATTAGACGGGAGAAATCTCTGTGACTTGTCCCTATCTAATAGAATCAAACGGATAGCACCTTCGAGGCTTCAACATCTGCATTGCAAGGCCTGAAGGATTCCAATATCCATTATGCAATTGACAAAGGAAACTCAATTGAGAAGCATACCTCAAAGAGGACACATCTCACATTTGATAACTGAGAGAATAGTTCACTTGAGAGTAGTGCCACCAATTAAAAGATCAACTGCAACTTGGGGAGACAAGTTATAGAACAAATGTTGGAGATATTAAGTTTATGTGAAAGTAAGATTCTTAAATAGACAATAAAGCTAGATGAATGGAAATATAAAGGTAATTTCTCCTCAACTTTCTTACTAAAGTTCTCAAATGCAAGACATAAAATAACTCCTGTCGGGTCTCTGTCTCTAGGGGTCAGTCTGGTTAGAAACTTAATGCAGAGCCTGCACCACAGCTTGCTTCTCTGCATCAAAAGCATAATAAACAGCtagaaaaattaacttttgaTTATATATGGACTGGTAATCAGAAAAGGAAAGTGTTTAGCCAAAAGTTTTACCAAACACTGTCATCAGCTAATTCATAATCTAATACAGCCAGTGAAGTTCTTTGGCAAGTGTAAAAGAAATGTTGTTGTCTTAACATCTCCTGTTGTCTCATGGTAATACGGAGCAGACATAATGAAAAGGTCAAATGTTTAAGACAAATATGCAACAAAAGGGCAACTATTCAATGTGTATTTGTTACTGTGCATAATGAATATGCAAACCATAGTTTACACTTAAACACTGGGACCATGTTCAACTTTCAAGAAGAGAAATCGCACTTCATTTGCATGACGAAAGTATCTAACTTAATTTGCACAAGTTCACCTATTTCACATGTCTCAGATTACTCACCAGTTGAGGATGCAATGCCCGACAGACTGCCACAAGCCAAACTCACAGCAACAGTAGAATCGTGGGGCCTGAGGAAAGTAAGAAAGTGATGAATACAACTAAAATCTATGGTACACGAGATAAGGTCTGCCAAACCAACCAGTGTAGTGATTACCTGCGTGATTGCCAAGAAGATCGCAAGGTCTCATACACCGAAAAGCCAATAGCTATATTGGGCCCCACACCCTACATTCATATCATATCAAATTGGCATAAATCCAATGTAGGAATCATCTAGCAAAGATTCTATATAGTATAACCATAGAAATATACCAAGAGCGTTGCTCCAAGACCCTTGTAGATACCAAAAACACCCTCCTCTGTGATAATTGTTCGTAATGCATGACAAATACCTTGATAGTAGATAATGTTTGTCTGCAGAATTAAAAACTAatgagataataaaaaaacaaatagcCTATAAAAATAACTGGCTATATCTAGAAGTAGAAGTTTAAATGCAGATACATAGGccaacattttcttttttacactTTTTTCCAAAGAAATTTAGTTGGAACTTGGAAAATGACaggtgaaaaagaaaatacaacaCTCATCAACGTACCAAGTCCACCTGGTAAGTGGAAAGAATTCCATGGGCAGCATATACAACCAAATACCACAGATGATTTATCAGAAGTTCACAACAacatttaatattgaaaataaaagggaaaaaCAACAGAAGTAATtccttttaaaagaaagaaatgcaAATATTGTGTTAAAAAGAGCCAAGTGCAATTTGAGTACAAAGCAACTCTTATAGTATGTAAAAGAATCTACCATATGTAAGCATGTCAATCAACAAACTGATAACCTAACCACATTTGGAGCACGATATATAGAAGTTAGACAGAAATTACCTGAGCTGCGAGGCGCGTTCTTACAAGGTCCAGTGGATATGTAACAGATGCTGCTGTTATTCCTGCCAAACCCCCGCCTACAAAATGAACAAAGAGATTTCCGCCACTGCTCTCCCTATGACTTTCCAGTCCAGGTACCATATGTAgcaactgaaaaaaaaaaatgtcatcAAAATTTATGCTTCaaggaagaaaattaaattcctTACTGATAATATAAGTAAACTGTATGTCAATGTTTATCCATGCAATTCACTGAAAAACCTTTTTGTAGTGCTCATATGCATAAAAGTTGACAGATGAGTAAGGAAGCCGATGAGCAATTGTGACAAGATTCCCCTTCCAAAAAGCTCTAAATCCTTCCTCTCTAATTATTCGAGAAGCCTCGTGCCATATGCTAGCCTTTCTCAATGTTGCAACATCAGAGTGCATGCCTTGCACCTATGAGGAAAAAGTCATATAAAAATCATAGCCATATAAATTATGAGGACCACGCAACCTGAGTTCTCCATACATAGAAGAGTGCATGCTCATGGTCCATTGACCAGAATTTTCCCAGAGTCTTAGTTTGTTATGCTATCATGGCAACTTGAATATGTAATTAACTAAACAAAATTTTGACGATAAGCACAAATGAAAGAATTCCTACGCAGTTTCAGTTCATCCATAGCCAAGTCCTGCAAGAGCTATGTATTCAGGAATTGAGATGTGCAAAACAatgaaacaagaaaattaagtGCAAAAACATTATCAGTGTTATAAAATGTGAACTCGAAGAAACAGCATTTACTTCATGTTGATACAAACACTTTTAACAATAAGCCAAAGAATGAAAGACATACTGCtttagaagaagaaggatgCAGCATATCAAATGAAATATAAGTCACATAACCTGTGAAAGGGATTTCCTATATGTAAAAGATAACCAGCAAGATAACTTTTCATAAGACTGCATCTATGAGTGAGACCTTATACAATCAGAGGTAATTTATAAGTTATCTTCATTGCTGGAAGTTCATTAGTCAAATCAGAAACGCACTATTGTCCACAGCCACAATCTATAGATGGCCCATGCTATGTTATTTCTTACTTATTAACATCCAATGAAACTTAATCCTTTAATCCAATTATCAGGTGGATATTCTAAGCTTCGAAAACCACAACGCTCCCATGCCATAAAGCCCCTAAGGCCTTGAAATGGCAAATTCCTTGATTCTCGGTCTATCACCTCCATTATAGCAGCTGCTAACTAAATTAGCCCATACAATCTTCTGGAACATAAAGAGGAAGCTGTAAGCAACAAGCTAAATAGCTAATCATTGCTGATCACACTACAAACAGACGTCCTAAATTGaatctagccatttttatACCTCTCAAATCACATCATGTGCAACATCCTCAATTCCATACACCACCTTGACTCTACcattaagtatatttatttatttattggttTCTGAGACTAACAGTTTACCACATCCTTCCATTGTCTAAACTCTTCGCTACATCTTTACCAATTCCTTCAATGCTTCCCCTTGTGCTACTCTTAGAAGCCCATAGCCGCCAAGGTAACAAGAAAGGGAACTACTATAAATTCAAGCCCCACTATGAATTCAGCTTAAAACCTCAAAacattgttaaaaataaaaacataattgaaaaagaaaaggtaacctttcaaacaaattaaatgaaaCCCAGAAATCAAATAAGCAAACCACCCAAACTACAATAGCACAAGAACACTCTAacagcaaaaaagaaaaaaaggaaaaaaaaaaaaaaaactattctaATCATATACCCAGCACCAAGAGCCACTTAATAGatgagaataaaaaagaaaaggaaaaagaccTGAAAGAGGATGGTAAGGCGTGCAAGGGGTGCAGTGCAGGTCTTGCTAAGTGCACCAGCCATGCCACCAGCCATAAGCTGGGAAACTGTTCCGATCTGTGATTGCTGCTTATGTTTCAATTGTTTTTGCTGCGAATTCAGCACTACTCCTACTCTTGCCTCTGTCTGCATGTCTTCTTTTCGTCTCTCTCAATGCCTTTTGTCCTCTTTTAGAAATTTGAATGTATAGGAATTTTATCCCAACGCTTCAAGTttgagttatttattttaaaagaaaattaaaaaaaaaaaaaatcttttgacaaaaagaaataaactttaaTTCACAAATTGATGAACCAACAAAAACCCCACCAACATATTTCAACCAATACTTCTTCTTTCTGCTCCTTTTCGATCTCTGGCTATGCTTATTGAGAAAGCAAAGTATGAACCAACACAAACAGCAGAGAAGCTCCGtcgttttatatttttaattctgtAGTCTTAGACTTACCGTTACCGACTCTAAAACTTGTGTATTGTTTCAGTTATGTTATACCAAAATAATCTCAGCCGTCGATTTGTCATACTACGGAGATAAGTTTATTGCCAATAGTTTGACTTGTTGACTTAGACATAATCTTATTGGTtagtataaattataaaagtacAGCAAATTTTAGGTTAGTGGAGGATAAAGCAAAGGTCTAAGAATTCGGTTGGGAATATTCTGTTGCAAATTGGAGTTCCGATGATAGGCTTTTGATCGACAAGTTggaccttttcttttttgtttttatcaaTACAAGTTGAACTTTTGTGTTTCGGTTTTTCTTCAATTTGGTGTGTGTGTATCACACTCCAATAATATCTCTGCGtatgcaaaagaaaatttttaaatttttataaattttaaaataattattatatatactattgtttaaaaaatttaggaaGGAGAGATACATCAAGCACACAAACCCCTCTAAGCATCAccttttatctttaaaaattgtaaattttaatttgtaatatagaatttttctaattacaATTTAAGCATCTGTAAAATTATCAACATCAcatctattaatttttatattaaaagtgaTACGTTATAatacttaaaaaagaaaaaaaaaagactacgCCAAAAGAAATTTACACATCAGTAATCCACTTCAGCTTCCATCGTGTTGCACTTTTTAAGGTCAGCATTTTGTTCCTTTTTCACTATCCCTTTGTTTCATACTTCACCACCATATTCTCTTTTCTAACTATAACCTTATGTACTTTCATACTTTTAACCccattataaatttagacTTACGTTTTAAGTAAGCTACTTCATAAGGTTAATTCCAGGAACAGAGAGCAAATCAAAAGTGTAGATCTGATGAGGCTGAGCATAGATATATCCATCTATACCAAACGAAGGGTCAGCTACATTAACCTGAGGAGGTTTATCAGAAGATGCATGCTCGTTGTTGAAATTATTGTTGCTTTATCTGTgatgaattatgaattctaATTCTGAGATTACAAGTAGTGTATGACTGTGATATATACCTATTGAGTTTAACAGTCTTATTGTTATGCTATTGACCCCTGAGCTCTATGTCAATGTTCTTCTTCCTA
The nucleotide sequence above comes from Ricinus communis isolate WT05 ecotype wild-type chromosome 6, ASM1957865v1, whole genome shotgun sequence. Encoded proteins:
- the LOC8287493 gene encoding BEL1-like homeodomain protein 9 is translated as MFMAQNFEPFHVPQQNRRNKLRTSQEQEQEQEQQITIMNPSPVPFSSIQTSQQQGLSLSLSFELNSQKYNAASVLGDFLKQNGGSGIRSSVPLGPFTGYASILKSSKFLKPAQQVLDDLFGTVNCEVLDFSLDCLSESEVMRENVGFSDRLEHQWKNSKLMLMLDEVYRRYKLYCQQMQSVVESFQTVAGLGNAAPYFCYAIKLVSKHFTCLKNALLDQIHFTGKTSDDGNEKVPRFWAADEQGSVQHQNPALNFSFLQHPVWRSQRGLPDHAVALLKTWLFEHFLHPYPTDSDKQILAQQTGLSRTQVSNWFINARVRLWKPMVEEVYKLASQQAQVPLEAVNHNANLPSDLSMEKLPQTSNQQKAENFHLKRSRNELADIPVQRQDHKSVSFDNLTRHYQTGISGSNGVSLALGLHQNNGTDSSRPLPITIAQHVNLEMISMMGSGSAATFQVQNQHFGKD
- the LOC8287492 gene encoding mitochondrial substrate carrier family protein B isoform X1, which translates into the protein MQTEARVGVVLNSQQKQLKHKQQSQIGTVSQLMAGGMAGALSKTCTAPLARLTILFQVQGMHSDVATLRKASIWHEASRIIREEGFRAFWKGNLVTIAHRLPYSSVNFYAYEHYKKLLHMVPGLESHRESSGGNLFVHFVGGGLAGITAASVTYPLDLVRTRLAAQTNIIYYQGICHALRTIITEEGVFGIYKGLGATLLGVGPNIAIGFSVYETLRSSWQSRRPHDSTVAVSLACGSLSGIASSTATFPLDLVRRRKQLEGVGGRARVYKTGLFGTFKHIIQTEGFRGLYRGIMPEYYKVVPGVGICFMTYETLKLLLADVTAKL
- the LOC8287492 gene encoding mitochondrial substrate carrier family protein B isoform X2, yielding MQTEARVGVVLNSQQKQLKHKQQSQIGTVSQLMAGGMAGALSKTCTAPLARLTILFQVQGMHSDVATLRKASIWHEASRIIREEGFRAFWKGNLVTIAHRLPYSSVNFYAYEHYKKLLHMVPGLESHRESSGGNLFVHFVGGGLAGITAASVTYPLDLVRTRLAAQTNIIYYQGICHALRTIITEEGVFGIYKGLGATLLGVGPNIAIGFSVYETLRSSWQSRRPHDSTVAVSLACGSLSGIASSTGDVKTTTFLLHLPKNFTGCIRL